A genomic region of Metopolophium dirhodum isolate CAU chromosome 1, ASM1992520v1, whole genome shotgun sequence contains the following coding sequences:
- the LOC132950720 gene encoding E3 SUMO-protein ligase ZBED1-like, with amino-acid sequence MSVSVISRDSHLLVLNRVLCNRVEYFLNMSRRHISNVWLHFTRNKERSIAKCNKCKKEYKTSGNTSNLRDHLKRFHAELESTEPSEDDIHDANTSSVTIPSFFKKQTAYDRNSHRKLELDKALVFMVSKDFQPFSIVDDVGFKNFIQLLDPRYDLPSRKTLTDVLLKRQYEESKIKLLAIFEEVSYISLTCDLWTSRSNEGYLTVTSHFIDTDFNMRCAVLSTNLMKGNHTAKNIAEEIQIICNAWKIKEKIVSIVTDNASSMIKACEILKVRHTPCFAHTLNLVLEDALSHKDIQTVVKKCKDIVTYFKCSNIATQKLLDEQEKVNKKPLKLVQSCPTRWNSTLHMIQRISLINNEITVALSTMPKAPAIITLEDYLILQDLILILGMFDEATNKISGNYVTSSLVIPLVCGIHRNLSSQKPTTPEGNIILQSVLESVIKRLFPFEERTIPRLSTLLDPRMKKEAFRSTNNAEAAVSLLKSEMAQHENNHVLLNENNRDEDDVSQNSSTSNSLFGFMEERINAKKRSRTDTVNSIIVLRQYLERPNAKSDLDPLMYWKMNGNEFVTLQRCVKNILCTPATSVPSERMFSKTGIVVSDKRSRIKPKNVDMLVFLNQNCWLT; translated from the exons ATGTCAGTCTCAGTGATCAGTCGTGATAGTCATCTATTAGTTTTGAATCGTGTTTTGTGTAATCGCGtcgaatattttttgaatatgtcTCGTCGACATATTTCTAACGTTTGGTTACATTTTACGAGAAACAAGGAAAGAAGTATAGCGAAAtgtaacaaatgtaaaaaagaaTACAAGACAAGCGGAAATACTAGCAATTTGAGGGATCACCTCAAAAGATTTCACGCCGAATTAGAGTCGACTGAACCGAGTGAAGATGACATACACGACGCAAATACTTCCTCTGTAACAATTCCATCATTTTTCAAAAAGCAAACTGCATATGACCGCAATAGTCACAGAAAACTTGAGTTGGATAAAGCACTTGTATTTATGGTATCTAAAGACTTTCAACCATTTTCTATTGTAGATGatgttggttttaaaaattttattcaacTGTTAGACCCTAGGTATGATTTACCATCTAGAAAAACACTAAcagatgtattattaaaaagacAATACGaagaaagtaaaataaaactattagcAATATTTGAAGAAGTATCATATATCAGTTTAACATGTGATCTATGGACATCTAGATCAAATGAGGGATATTTAACTGTTACATCTCATTTTATTGATACTGATTTTAACATGCGTTGTGCAgttttatcaacaaatttaatGAAAGGTAACCACACTGCAAAAAATATTGCAGaagaaattcaaataatttgtaatgcctggaaaataaaagaaaaaattgtatctattgTCACAGACAATGCATCATCTATGATAAAAGCATGTGAAATTTTAAAAGTTCGACATACTCCGTGTTTTGCGCATACTTTAAATTTAGTTCTTGAAGATGCATTAAGTCATAAAGATATTCAAACAGTCGTCAAAAAATGCAAAGATattgtaacatattttaaatgtagtaACATAGCAACACAAAAGTTACTTGATGAACaagaaaaagtaaataaaaagcCTCTTAAACTTGTACAATCATGTCCTACCAGGTGGAACAGTACCTTACACATGATCCAAAGAATATCTCTAATAAATAACGAAATAACAGTTGCGTTATCGACAATGCCCAAAGCACCTGCCATTATAACACTGGAAGACTATCTTATATTGCAAGATCTAATACTGATTTTGGGTATGTTTGATGAAGCCACAAATAAGATTTCGGGAAATTATGTTACATCTTCTCTTGTTATTCCCTTAGTATGTGGAATTCATAGAAATCTTTCATCTCAAAAACCAACTACACCTGAAggtaacattatattacaaagcGTATTAGAGTCTGTTATAAAACgattatttccatttgaagaaCGTACTATTCCTCGTTTAAGTACCCTTTTAGATCCGAGAATGAAAAAAGAAGCATTTCGTTCAACTAACAATGCTGAAGCTGCTGTTTCATTACTTAAATCTGAGATGGCACAACATGAAAATAAccatgtattattaaatgaaaataatcgaGATGAAGATGATGTAAGTCAAAATAGTTCAACATCAAATTCATTGTTTGGTTTTATGGAAGAAAGGATTAATGCAAAAAAAAGAAGTAGAACAGACACAGTAAACTCTATTATAGTGCTGCGACAGTATTTAGAACGTCCAAATGCAAAAAGTGATTTAGACCCATTAATGTATTGGAAG atgaaTGGTAATGAATTTGTGACACTTCAACggtgtgtaaaaaatatattgtgtacaccGGCTACATCCGTTCCCTCTGAGAGAATGTTTAGCAAAACAGGAATTGTGGTATCAGACAAGAGATCTAGAATTAAGCCAAAAAATGTCGACATGTTGGTTTTCTTAAACCAAAATTGTTGGTTGACATAA
- the LOC132950712 gene encoding tigger transposable element-derived protein 4-like, whose product MASKRKVLCVDQKVALIRAIEKGEKKSDVGKRFGFSPSTVATIWKNNDKILHAETEGSSCKKIRKPKFEELDQAMLTWFHKQRCNNVPISGPVLKTKAEHFAQQLGIIDLKASEGWLGKFKQPHNITYGKISGEALNVDLNVTNSWLINVWPKLNEKYTPDNIFNADETGIFYKMTPDKTLKFKGEKCVGGKLSKERITAFVAANMSGTEKRKIMVIGKSKNPRCFKNIKRLPVTYKANKSAWMTSILFEEEIRKWDAELKGRKILLLVDNCPAHPNLSNLMNIEMIFFPANTTSILQPMDQSVIKSLKGHYRKKILMEIIESDGNASINMLDAVNFLSKAWEEVTAETIRHSFRHAGLRSFANAEEEIEQFENEDDTLSEWITQFNTPHTFTPEDLQNYVEIDENLVTTKSLTDEEILNAVTKVEEEQKEDEEETQPDEVVIPSIQQALDAAKLLEKYLLFHEDDPKLSQNMGEIHRKIQKQYWQNKKVQTKMTDYFK is encoded by the coding sequence ATGGCAAGTAAAAGAAAAGTACTGTGTGTTGATCAAAAAGTCGCTTTAATACGTGCGATTGAAAAAGGTGAAAAAAAAAGTGATGTTGGGAAACGTTTTGGATTCAGCCCATCTACTGTCGCTACTATCTGGAAgaataacgataaaatattgCATGCTGAAACAGAAGGAAgttcttgtaaaaaaataagaaaaccgaaATTTGAAGAATTGGACCAGGCCATGTTAACGTGGTTCCATAAACAACGttgtaataatgtacctatatctgGGCCAGTTTTGAAAACTAAAGCTGAACATTTTGCTCAACAACTTGGTATTATAGATTTAAAGGCCTCGGAAGGATGGCTTGGAAAATTTAAACAACCTCACAATATTACCTATGGGAAAATAAGCGGAGAAGCACTAAATGTCGACTTGAATGTTACTAACAGCTGGTTAATTAATGTGTGGCCAAAATTGAATGAAAAGTACACTccggataatatttttaatgctgaTGAGACaggtattttttacaaaatgaccccagataaaacattaaaattcaaaGGGGAAAAATGCGTGGGAGGTAAACTTTCTAAAGAACGTATCACTGCGTTTGTAGCAGCCAATATGAGTGGCACTGAAAAAAGAAAGATTATGGTAATAGGCAAATCAAAAAACCCgcgatgttttaaaaatattaaacggttGCCAGTCACTTATAAAGCAAATAAGTCAGCGTGGATGACATCAATACTTTTTGAAGAAGAAATAAGAAAATGGGATGCAGAATTAAAGGGGCGAAAAATTTTGTTACTCGTGGATAATTGTCCTGCTCATCCCAATCTATCTAATCTTATGAACATAGAGATGATATTTTTCCCAGCTAACACAACTAGTATCTTACAGCCGATGGACCAAAGTgttataaaaagtttgaaagGCCACTAtagaaagaaaatattaatggaAATTATCGAATCTGATGGCAATGCCTCTATCAATATGCTTGATGCGGTGAACTTCTTAAGTAAAGCCTGGGAAGAGGTAACAGCAGAAACTATACGGCATTCTTTTCGTCATGCTGGACTTCGAAGTTTTGCCAATGCTGAAGAAGAAATAGAACAATTTGAGAATGAAGATGATACACTGAGTGAGTGGATTACTCAGTTCAATACTCCGCATACTTTTACTCCTGAGGACCTACAAAACTATGTAGAAATAGACGAAAATCTAGTTACAACAAAATCGTTAACTGATGAAGAAATCCTAAATGCAGTGACAAAAGTCGAGGAGGAGCAAAAGGAAGATGAAGAGGAAACACAACCTGACGAAGTCGTAATACCAAGTATTCAACAAGCACTTGATGCGgctaaattattagaaaagtaCTTATTGTTTCATGAAGATGATCCAAAGTTATCCCAAAACATGGGAgaaattcatagaaaaatacaaaaacagtaTTGGCAAAATAAAAAAGTCCAAACTAAGATGACagactattttaaataa
- the LOC132950695 gene encoding uncharacterized protein LOC132950695 has protein sequence MCPTRHKKSSRVLILWYLNTSVIGAIDGTHINVKASLKQADSYTYCKIGKSMIVQAVCTEGKIFTNISVGFPGRIHDARVLVNSELYKQVTENGQSSLFYNKYHLLGDTAYPNREWLITPFKNYGKITRRKTKFNYLHAKTRVAIECAFRLLKGRWRRLYMNKTKIENAPKVILTSYFLHNFCLVNNDSMSAILTDYQKMQTPQVVIRED, from the exons ATGTGCCCAACAAGGCATAAAAAAAGCTCGAGGGTTCTGATTTTGtggtatttaaatacaa GTGTCATTGGGGCTATCGATGGTacacatataaatgtaaaagcTTCATTGAAACAAGCTGATAgttatacttattgtaaaatTGGTAAAAGTATGATTGTACAAGCAGTATGCACAGAGGGAAAAATATTCACCAATATTTCAGTAGGATTTCCTGGCCGCATTCATGATGCAAGAGTATTGGTTAATTCAGAATTATATAAACAAGTAACCGAAAATGGGCAAAGTTctctattttacaataaatatcatCTGTTAGGAGACACAGCATATCCCAACCGAGAATGGTTAATCActccatttaaaaattatggaaaaataaCACGCCGAAAAACCAAATTCAACTACCTCCATGCTAAAACTAGAGTTGCCATTGAATGTGCATTTCGCTTATTAAAAGGACGCTGGAGAagattatatatgaataaaacaaaGATTGAAAATGCTCCAAAAGTCATCCTAACTTCTTACTTTTTACATAACTTTTGTTTGGTAAACAACGATTCAATGAGTGCAATTTTAACAGACtatcaaaaaatgcaaacaCCGCAAGTGGTTATTAGAGAAGACTAA
- the LOC132950689 gene encoding uncharacterized protein LOC132950689, whose amino-acid sequence MHFFGTIERIFTIFSASTARWGIFQKHCHQWTVKKCSETRWESHHSSVKAIRFQVKEIIDALDEINKTTNDSMILSETNSLTAEMCTYNFLISLCIWYSVLNEVNIVSKSLQNPQTNLNTSTKLLKALKIFLTEYRNNGFNAAKREAFKVDGAISAITKRFDQINTFNDVFGFLYDVEKLCYVPDLEILNCCKDLEIRLSDNDKKDLNAGAERTFSKLKLIKTYLRSTMSQQRLTGLATISIEKELSEQLNYEDIINDFASKKARKIKEL is encoded by the exons ATGCACTTTTTTGGGACTATAGAaagaatatttactatattttcagCATCGACTGCTCGATGgggtatttttcaaaaacattgccATCAATGGACTGTTAAAAAGTGTTCAGAAACCAGGTGGGAAAGTCACCACTCAAGTGTTAAAGCGATTAGGTTTCAGGTTAAGGAAATCATAGATGCTTtagatgaaattaataaaacaactaaTGATTCCATGATATTGAGTGAAACGAATTCATTAACTGCAGAAATGTgtacttacaattttttaattagtttgtgTATTTGGTACAGCGTTTTGAATGAAGTAAATATTGTTAGCAAATCACTTCAAAATCcacaaactaatttaaatacatctacAAAGTTACTTAAAGCTCTCAAAATATTCTTAACCGAGTACAGAAATAATGGTTTTAATGCGGCCAAAAGAGAAGCAT TTAAAGTGGATGGTGCAATAAGTGCAATAACAAAGCGATTCgatcaaataaatacatttaatgacgtttttggatttttgtacGATGTTGAAAAACTTTGTTATGTCCCTgatttagaaattttaaattgctgCAAAGATTTGGAAATACGTTTGTCAGATAATGACAAAAAAGATTTAAATG CTGGAGCAGAGAGAACAttctcaaaattaaaacttataaaaacttatttacgaAGTACCATGTCACAACAAAGACTTACTGGACTTGCTACAATTTCTATAGAAAAAGAACTTTCAGAACAACTAAATTATGaagatataataaatgattttgcaTCTAAAAAAgctagaaaaattaaagaattataa
- the LOC132950739 gene encoding 52 kDa repressor of the inhibitor of the protein kinase-like, whose protein sequence is MDRAQSGFFKIGTVLNRVSPPGAVPSTQGRIGSPEYRENPDRDIPFTSNRAFYRYDGSKRIWLTYSSKHSALICSICLAFGTVCDKNTFTVGVNDWRHITNVLKSMKKTVDTINELVALCETRWVYKYESVLRFKELYPAIIVALEKLESLINKETAQKSCQLLSSIKDAKFVIPLIIIENIFSYTLTLCKQLQTINADLVEACNHVDDVLAILDEMRENNNKHFSDMFSVAAIMMNKNKEEIDFPRFANRQTQRNNVPTNNSEEYYKLNIFLPFLDHIRIQLSDRFQKHKFLIKSLQQIIPSKCIHSTSEEMNDCVQFYFRILTEPTVFKAEFSIWKSKWLKEESRPNTAIEGLDNCNILLFPNIWKLLQVLATIPMSTATPERTFSSLKRLKTYLRNSTGETRLNGLALMSIHREINVDPEEQELQDFALKWETLSQSLTEEYYNTKSNNSSDKEDYENNDLIDETILDNIPQESSCLSQVSCERSFSKLKHVKTSIRSTLSQQNLETLMLMSVEKDILMDLDNNDIINKISTKSDLLKKVLQY, encoded by the exons atggaTCGTGCTCAATCGGGTTTTTTCAAAATAGGGACCGTGCTCAATCGTGTTTCACCGCCAGGAGCAGTACCATCGACACAGGGGCGGATAGGCTCACCGGAATACCGGGAAAATCCCG ATAGAGACATTCCTTTTACATCAAATAGAGCATTCTATCGTTATGATGGTAGTAAACGAATTTGGTTAACTTATAGTTCCAAACATTCAGCTTTAATTTGTAGTATATGTCTAGCGTTTGGAACTGTGTGtgacaaaaatacatttacagtAGGCGTTAATGATTGGCGACATATTACCAACGTATTGAAGAGcatgaaaaaa ACAGTAGACACAATTAATGAGTTAGTGGCATTATGTGAAACACGCTGGGTTTACAAGTATGAAAGTGTCTTGCGGTTCAAAGAATTATATCCAGCCATTATTGTTGCATTAGAAAAATTAGaatctttaataaataaagaaacaGCTCAAAAGTCTTGTCAGTTATTAAGTTCAATTAAAGACGCTAAATTTGTTATACCTctcataataattgaaaatattttttcctatacgTTAACATTGTGTAAACAGTTACAGACAATAAATGCTGATTTGGTCGAAGCATGTAATCATGTAGATGACGTGTTGGCAATTTTGGACGAAATGagagaaaataacaataaacatttttcagaCATGTTTTCCGTTGCTGCAataatgatgaataaaaataaagaagaaaTAGATTTTCCTCGTTTCGCTAATAGACAAACACAGCGTAATAATGTGCCCACTAATAACTCTGAAGAGTATTacaaacttaacatttttttgccATTTCTTGACCATATAAGAATACAGCTTTCTGATAGATTtcaaaaacacaaatttttaataaaatcattacaacaaattattccAAGTAAATGTATACATTCCACTAGTGAAGAAATGAATGACTGTGTACAGTTTTATTTCCGGATATTGACAGAACCTACTGTTTTCAAAGCTGAATTTTCAATATGGAAATCAAAGTGGCTTAAAGAAGAGTCACGCCCTAATACAGCGATTGAAGGGCTTGACAATTGTAACATACTTTTGTTTCCAAACATATGGAAACTATTACAAGTCTTAGCCACTATACCTATGTCAACAGCGACACCAGAAAGAacattttcttctttaaaaaGATTGAAAACGTATCTTAGGAACTCGACTGGTGAAACTCGTCTCAACGGATTAGCGTTAATGTCAATACACAGGGAAATAAATGTTGATCCAGAAGAG CAAGAATTGCAGGATTTTGCTTTAAAATGGGAAACATTGAGTCAAAGTTTGACAGAAGAGTATTACAATACCAAATCAAATAATAGCTCCGATAAAGAAGATTATGAAAACAATGATTTGATAGATGAaacaatattagataatataccaCAAGAAAGTTCTTGTT TAAGCCAAGTGTCATGTGAACGtagtttttctaaattaaaacatgTGAAAACATCAATTCGTAGTACTTTAAGTCAGCAGAACCTTGAAACACTCATGTTAATGAGTGTAGAAAAAGACATTTTAATGGATCtcgataataatgatataataaacaaaatttcaaCCAAAAGTGATCTCCTCAAAAAAGTGCTTCAGTATTGA